One window of the Eucalyptus grandis isolate ANBG69807.140 chromosome 6, ASM1654582v1, whole genome shotgun sequence genome contains the following:
- the LOC120294794 gene encoding geranylgeranyl transferase type-2 subunit beta 1-like isoform X2, which produces MGELAGNKHVKYILSVEKKKDSFESVVMEHLRLNGAYLGLTTLDLLENLTPWIQMKLFCGSCNASLSLLHSKGQSACHLRLLLQVSLVETRDMFRICCIRSVPCKFWPLFDKLHVLDINKETDYIKALQNEDGSFSGDIWGEVDAHFPPKIQ; this is translated from the exons ATGGGGGAGCTCGCTGGCAATAAACATGTCAAGTACATATTGTCCGTTGAAAAg AAAAAGGATAGTTTTGAGTCGGTGGTTATGGAGCACCTAAGATTGAATGGAGCATATTTGGGATTGACCACTCTAGATCTTCTTGAAAACTTGACACCGTGGATTCAGATGAAGTTGTTTTGTGGATCCTGCAATGCTAGCTTGAGTCTG CTTCACTCTAAGGGACAAAGTGCATGTCACCTACGGCTGCTTTTACAAGTGTCTTTGGTGGAAACACGGGACATGTTCCGCATCTGCTGTATACGCTCAGTGCCGTGCAAGTTTTGGCCCCTTTTTGACAAGTTACATGTTCTTGACAtcaacaaggagacagatt ACATCAAAGCACTGCAAAACGAAGATGGATCTTTCTCTGGGGATATATGGGGCGAAGTTGATGCTCATTTCCCTCCGAAGATTCAGTAA
- the LOC120294356 gene encoding disease resistance protein RUN1-like gives MSSTKTWYMPGFVFLSITKSFERVKELVATFYKRLIIPSSTYPSSPKTMLQVIGASKLAKMVENNSKSKEDGKENAILPIFYDVKPDDVKLKTPLYRNAISNLKQMREDHEKKFSSKDIKTWQQALKEAGGITGWELEKYPGYVKLIQEVVEEVVVRLKIRQRSVTGDLVGIEARIASIKKLLDIDSNSVRLIGIYGMGGIGKTTLAKIIFDQLCPRFGRNCIFLDDVRETTKKGLVKLQKILLSEISYSRAAPNIANIDDGINKIEETICNKKMLIVLDDVDEANQIQKLIGKKSLYPGTRILVTTRDKSILNIREFKYQFEDYEMVRLSKDDALKLFSRRAFNDDSPPADYHTLSKGIVSTADGLPLALEAIEISLKVLIKRCMIKVLDNDIFEMHDQFRDLGRIKESVQALHLQTANNNRTTITAEQLRRFPHLKFLWLSNVVCEGDFTSCLSKLKWIILMGNTPTNLGLENVVVMNFRFSNPNKDEIRYLIKPLQPSVGALLLQPTSTPPDLHFLRVIFPGCLCLNGLFLFYARLAYWAKALKRTPRMVLFHPPLSFPPLVTLQGLKDKGIVVGGFLCPVSSNSSSV, from the exons ATGTCCTCCACCAAGACTTGGTATATGCCGGGATTCGTGTTTTTATCGATAACGAAGAGCTTCGAAAGGGTGAAAGAATTAGTGGCAACCTTCTACAAGCGATTGATCATTCCAAGCtctacatacccatcttctccaaAAACTATGCTTCAAGTCATTGGTGCCTCCAAGCTTGCAAAGATGGTGGAGAACAACTCTAAATCTAAAGAAGATGGGAAAGAGAATGCCATATTGCCCATCTTCTACGACGTGAAACCCGATGACGTGAAGCTGAAAACTCCATTGTATAGAAATGCCatatcaaatttgaagcaaatgaGGGAAGATCATGAGAAGAAGTTCAGCTCCAAGGATATAAAGACGTGGCAGCAGGCTCTCAAAGAAGCTGGTGGCATCACGGGATGGGAGTTGGAAAAATATCCAGG CTATGTGAAACTTATCCAGGAGGTTGTTGAAGAGGTTGTGGTCAGGCTTAAAATAAGACAAAGAAGTGTAACGGGAGATTTAGTTGGAATAGAGGCTCGAATAGcaagcataaaaaaattattagacaTTGATTCTAATAGTGTGCGGCTCATTGGAATCTACGGAATGGGCGGCATTGGTAAAACAACACTCGCTAAGATTATCTTCGACCAACTATGTCCTCGTTTTGGGAGAAACTGCATCTTTCTCGATGACGTGAGGGAAACAACAAAAAAGGGCTTAGTCAAGctacaaaaaatattattgtcTGAAATCTCTTATTCTAGAGCGGCTCCTAACATTGCTAACATTGATGATGGGATTAATAAGATTGAAGAAACAATTTGCAATAAGAAGATGCTAATTGTattggatgatgttgatgagGCCAACCAAATCCAAAAACTAATCggaaagaaatctttgtatccTGGCACTAGAATACTTGTTACTACTAGAGACAAGAGCATTCTAAATATTAGGGAATTTAAGTATCAATTCGAGGATTATGAAATGGTGCGGTTGAGCAAGGATGATGCCCTTAAACTTTTTAGTAGACGTGCCTTCAATGACGATTCTCCTCCAGCTGATTACCACACTCTTTCAAAGGGCATCGTCTCTACTGCAGATGGACTACCTTTAGCTCTTGAAGCAATAG AGATTTCCCTCAAGGTCCTTATTAAGAGGTGCATGATAAAGGTTTTAGATAATGATATATTTGAGATGCATGATCAGtttagagatcttggaagg ATCAAGGAGAGCGTTCAAGCACTCCATTTGCAAACGGCCAACAACAATCGTACGACCATCACAGCGGAGCAACTTAGACGGTTCCCACATCTCAAGTTTCTTTGGTTGAGTAACGTAGTCTGTGAAGGTGACTTCACGAGCTGTCTTTCCAAGTTGAAATGGATCATTTTGATGGGCAACACACCAACTAATTTGGGTCTAGAGAACGTGGTTGTGATGAATTTTCGTTTTTCTAACCCCAACAAAGATGAGATCCGTTACCTAATTAAG CCACTTCAGCCGTCCGTTGgggctcttcttcttcagccgaCCTCCACCCCTCCCGATCTACACTTCCTCCGAGTGATTTTCCCG GGGTGCCTCTGTTTGAATGGTCTCTTCCTCTTCTACGCCCGGTTGGCATATTGGGCAAAGGCCCTCAAGAGGACCCCAAGGATGGTTCTGTTCCACCCCCCCCTCTCGTTCCCCCCGCTCGTTACTCTTCAAGGTTTAAAG GATAAAGGAATCGTTGTTGGTGGTTTTCTGTGCCCCGTCTCGTCCAACTCTTCCTCGGTGTGA
- the LOC120294794 gene encoding uncharacterized protein LOC120294794 isoform X3 produces the protein MSSTYCPLKSFTLRDKVHVTYGCFYKCLWWKHGTCSASAVYAQCRASFGPFLTSYMFLTSTRRQITSKHCKTKMDLSLGIYGAKLMLISLRRFSKCGEGYRLYSESQNFGWRVWLNSWCRVS, from the exons ATGTCAAGTACATATTGTCCGTTGAAAAg CTTCACTCTAAGGGACAAAGTGCATGTCACCTACGGCTGCTTTTACAAGTGTCTTTGGTGGAAACACGGGACATGTTCCGCATCTGCTGTATACGCTCAGTGCCGTGCAAGTTTTGGCCCCTTTTTGACAAGTTACATGTTCTTGACAtcaacaaggagacagatt ACATCAAAGCACTGCAAAACGAAGATGGATCTTTCTCTGGGGATATATGGGGCGAAGTTGATGCTCATTTCCCTCCGAAGATTCAGTAAATGTGGAGAAGGCTATAGGTTATATAGTGAGTCGCAAAACTTTGGATGGCGGGTTTGGTTGAACTCCTGGTGCAGAGTCTCATGA
- the LOC120294794 gene encoding geranylgeranyl transferase type-2 subunit beta 1-like isoform X1, with protein MGELAGNKHVKYILSVEKKKDSFESVVMEHLRLNGAYLGLTTLDLLENLTPWIQMKLFCGSCNASLSLLHSKGQSACHLRLLLQVSLVETRDMFRICCIRSVPCKFWPLFDKLHVLDINKETDCILWNETSKHCKTKMDLSLGIYGAKLMLISLRRFSKCGEGYRLYSESQNFGWRVWLNSWCRVS; from the exons ATGGGGGAGCTCGCTGGCAATAAACATGTCAAGTACATATTGTCCGTTGAAAAg AAAAAGGATAGTTTTGAGTCGGTGGTTATGGAGCACCTAAGATTGAATGGAGCATATTTGGGATTGACCACTCTAGATCTTCTTGAAAACTTGACACCGTGGATTCAGATGAAGTTGTTTTGTGGATCCTGCAATGCTAGCTTGAGTCTG CTTCACTCTAAGGGACAAAGTGCATGTCACCTACGGCTGCTTTTACAAGTGTCTTTGGTGGAAACACGGGACATGTTCCGCATCTGCTGTATACGCTCAGTGCCGTGCAAGTTTTGGCCCCTTTTTGACAAGTTACATGTTCTTGACAtcaacaaggagacagattgtATCCTTTGGAATGAA ACATCAAAGCACTGCAAAACGAAGATGGATCTTTCTCTGGGGATATATGGGGCGAAGTTGATGCTCATTTCCCTCCGAAGATTCAGTAAATGTGGAGAAGGCTATAGGTTATATAGTGAGTCGCAAAACTTTGGATGGCGGGTTTGGTTGAACTCCTGGTGCAGAGTCTCATGA
- the LOC104448839 gene encoding snakin-2: MDCGGACAARCRLSSRPRLCQRACGTCCARCDCVPPGTSGNLDACPCYASLTTHHNKRKCP, from the exons ATGG ATTGCGGCGGAGCGTGCGCTGCACGGTGCAGATTATCATCGAGGCCGAGGCTGTGCCAGAGGGCGTGCGGCACGTGCTGCGCCCGGTGCGACTGCGTACCACCAGGCACCTCGGGCAACCTCGACGCCTGCCCTTGCTACGCCAGCCTCACCACCCACCACAACAAGCGCAAGTGCCCTTAG